aaaatgatatcgcaaaagtcaaccggaagccataatagtagtagttGCATATTAGAtatcgaaatgtcacattttttcagtttttcattaagtacacagcggtatgcaattcagttTACCGTTACATTATTCAGCGggattcattcgactttataaagcaaaatgtgttaattctatagggtgatgcaaaacatttggccatagctgtacagtccTATGCTGGCAGGAACAGTGTCTGGATTGTACCTGTGTGTAGGTGCAGTTCTTCTTACTGCACTTTCCACACTGGAAGAGGTCAGTCTCCGTGCCGCCTGTTTTGGCCAGCTGGTGCTCTCGGATTGACTCCTTTGTCAGGGCTTTCCTAACCTCCTTCAGCTCTGCACTGGCCATCTCCTAAAACAAACACGGCCAGCACTTGTGAACACGTATTCTTCTCACCTTTACATCGCCAAGTGTTACAGAACCTCCTCCAGTTGATTTATGATGCGTGACTATGAATTTCAAAAAAGTTGACAACATGAAAAATCTAATGCTGCAATGCAGACAACATGGGGCACAGCAAAGGTGATGTAATGCAATGCAtctcttgtaaactttgcagggtgttctgtaacactttggGGGAGTTTCAAAAAAATGTGAGACATTCATTGAAAACAAGGTGGTTTCACAGTTTACAGAACAGTCTTACCAGACAATGGACCACAAAAGGGCTAACATATTGCTTTGacgcttaaaaataaaaaagtaacttCATTATTTTAGATATGCAGACTACTATCATGGTacttacattttacagtatttttcatttatttcaatgagctgtgtGTATGCAgaatttaacaaatacaaaaatgtctTTACACCACTATGTCACGTTTAAAAATTAATCACTCAGCAGAAAAGGGCtaaaaaattaaattacatttcatcTTGTATATTGTAGCCAGCAGACTCCTGAATGTACAGCACCTTTATGCCCttcattgaaaatgaaataactgTATATTTTGTCTAGTTTAAATAATGGCTCCTTGGAAGCTAAGCAAGGGTTAATACTTGAATGAGGGAATCAAGTGTTGAAGAAAATGGTGGTGGTGGCTCCTCACTTGGAGACAAAGCTCAGCCAGCACCTAGTAGGGTGCTGGGGGCACTGTGCAGCAGGAGGGCGCGGGGGGCATTGTGCAGCAGGAGGCACTCTGTGGATATTAAAGATCCCATCTTTCAAGGAAGAGAAGGTGTGACAATCCCAGCATCAATTATATACTGTGCTGGCTTAATCCTGTGCCTGTGCTCCCTGGCTAATTGGATCTCAATTGCTTCAATAAATATCTGCAACATTCATGGTTAAAGCTTTTGAAGCACAGTGCCAGAGACAAGTCCTTGAGAAGCACATGGGTTTCatgtagagcaggggtgcacaattccggtcctggagggccggtgtccctcctggcttttgttccaaccttgccctaaattacttaattggaccaattattaccaattatcggtctaattaagtaatttagaacacagttggaacaaaagccaggagggatccagccctccaggaccagaattgtgcacccctgatgCAGAGGGTATACAGCTGGTGTAAACTTGACACCCATTTCCAATCagtatttgtgttttgtattactattagagtaaacgcacacacacacttttacacCAGAAACAAAACGAGCTCACCTCTGAGGTCATCGAGGCGATGCGTTGAGCTGAAACATTTCCACACAGAACATTTTTCCTGAGTTCTGGGTTCTTCTGGTCCTTCAGGTTCGAGATCCTGCTCCTCAGTCGTGATTTGTACTTCACgtctgtttttttaaactcttgGTAGATATGTAATGATGAAGTCAAGGAAGATTTACCCTCGAGACAAATTAAAATCACAAGAATCGCCTACTTAACTTGAAGCACAACACCAAACTAAATGACTGCAAATCCTGAACTGTAATAGTTTGATAATATAGGCTCgtttacaacaaaaacacagttaaagATTACGGTCGTGAATCTTACAAGTTAGGAGGAAAACACCCTGAAGTGTCACTCAAATGTaggtaaatactgtaataatttattttagcaGGAGTACTttaccagaaaaatcaccctagTTTGTCCAGGAAGATGCTATAGAAAGCTGTTCTACTGAAGAGGGGGTTAACTATAGAACAGTACGGGATATATCTCCCTGAATTGATACTTATTCAAGGATTAATGAacgttaaatatttaaacacttaaaaaacaaaaaaggatatAATCTTCAATCTGTGCAGCCAATTGCTTGCAGTCAGTTCCAATTGCTAAATAATCATCTGTTGAAAAATGgcattattgcttataaacatttcaaataatttgTACTGCTCTGACACAAATGACCTAAACCAGTGGCCTGCTGCCAGTGACATACTACAATCGTGTGAGCTGTTCCACGGCTGCTGTTCAAAGGCTTCCCTGTACTCAACCAGCATGGTAAACCACAACAAACACGCATTACCACTTTGCTCACATGCACACCATCCCACCTGACATcagtagaggaaaaaaaaaaagtcttctaagAATGCTCCTTGGATACAAGAGAACTGGTCTTGTGCCGTAACAGAATGGAGTAGGTCAACTGTACACATTTTGAATGGCATTTGCATGCAAGTTGTGTTTCCTGTAACTGCCTCAATGTATTCTATTGTTTACACATAACACCTCTGCTCCATGACTGCAGGAACATGTTTGTTTCTCTAATGAAATAAAACTAGTACAGTAGAACCTGCCATATCCAATTGAATTGGTTCCAGGGATCCATCGGATATGCAAGACTATCGTAGGTGACAGGGAGGTGTCCTACTACATTGCAGCTGCTTCATTAACATCAGGGCATTATAACATCATAAATTCAGGGACGGCACCGCATTTTTGACTGCCTCCAggtctgcagcaatacccctctcgtcTTCTGTAGCACCTGGTTTTTCTATGCAACTGAAAGAGTAAATTTCACATGTCATGGGAGGTCCATCGTTTAACAGAgtgtatcttacaggatcggatatgatAGGTTCTACTGTATTGAACAACCAATATGTACTGTACTAgtgttacataaaaataaaaaccgctgAAAACTAACAGTaacaattttaattaaaaaggggaggggagggacttACTGTCCATTTGTAAAGCTGCCACCAGTAATTCTCTGCACTTGTTGCGCACACTGTCTATTGTAACTGGCACAGCCGGGAATGTAGTGACCTTTGGGGTGGTTGGGGTACTGGGGGTCTTTGGTGCCTCTTGTTTTTTGCTTgagctgaaaaacaaaatgtataaaaagcTTTAACACTTAACCTAAACTGGAACGCTACTTGGTAAGCACAGGTAACCTaatttttatatgttttatgaGATGTGTCATGAGATGAACTAATATTTTTCATGAATTTGTGGATTTTGTTGTCTTGCCATAGACAATAACttggaataaaacatctttcttaaaaaaaagaaaaaaatacaagcatGGGGAATCCCTGTTTTGCTGTAATGTAAATTTAGGCACGGACACATGATactgcagtgaacacacacccTAGGCAATTGGAGTTACCTTTGGTCGCCCGATTGAGGGCTGTTCTTGGAAGACGATGATGGTGAGGAAGATTCTTTTTTCTTCTCGTCTGCTTTGTTTTCAGAACTGTCTGAAGAGCAAAAATCAAATCCCCatgataaaacacaaatacaaaagcCACAATCCAGGGGACTTTCTAAATGGGACATGcaatcatttatttttctgaGCATTCCTGATAAATGTACACAGCAGCACTGGCCCCATGACAATCTCAGCAGGAGTCTTGTGGAGATGTAatggttttaaacagttgcagtggGTAAACTGCAAGACTCTGAGGCTGTTCTGTGTAGTGTAGAACAACTTCCTTTAATTTGCACGCAACCATATGGACAACAGCGGTGGCGGTAAACTGTCCAAGGTTTTGTTTTAACCTTTAAAAGAACACCATTTGTATGTCAATGTTATACATCACTAATTTAAATCTAAAGTCTCAAAGTTGGAATCTTGGTACAATCTTTTTATTGATATGTATGCTGATCCACTGCAGTGTCATTTTGGGTTATTCGTGGTCCTACAAGCCTCAGCAGCTTCTCAAAAGTGCCTGGATCCACATGAAcaaaattgttcatttaaaagaCGACGGtccactcctctctcctcctgaTTTAGGATCCACTCCCTTGTCCACACGACTGTTCCTGTGACTTCCTCTTCTTTTACACAGTTTTAGCAATAAGTCTATCCTCCATTTTTGGAGCGTGCTGAAGGAATGATCCTGACAATTTCTGAAGAAACACGTTTCTGAAAATATGTCTCCACGTGTATGCTGGGCTTTAGGGTTTGATTAAACAATTTTTTTCAACCACCAGGAAAATGAGCTGAGAAACACTGCACTCGCTAGTTTACACTGCAAGCATGGAGTGAAAAGCTGAAAATAATGTTAAAGAGGGAGGGTGTAATGGGCACTTACCaaggaaaaaaagttaaacatttcCTTACCCACCAGTTTCTTCCAAGACTTGATAAGAGATTTGGCTATGGTCTGGACCTCTTCGTCCGTGCTTTGTTTTCTTACAGCATTCACAGACATCCCAATCCTTGTGGACTGTAAgaagacaaaaataaatcaacTTACAAGaattgcaccattttttttttatatcacctCCACAACAGATGTATCGGTTTACCTCCAAATACATATGAAACCAAGACCTGAATTGAAGACCTGAAAGTATGACACTGCTAGATAGATCAACCAAACCAGTCTACACAGTATATGGTTTGCAATTTAAACACATCTTGTAAAACCAGTTACCAGTACTCACCTGTAATGTGTCCAAGGACATAGTAATGTTTTTCAGTTCTTTTAGTAAGTCTATAGCACCTTCCTATGAGGAAAAAACACAAGTCAATGTACTGCTGCTTACTAAAACTAAGGCATAGCAATAATAAAATGATTACCCTCGTGTTCATTACAGATAGTACAGCTGGccacaaatattataatagacGGGTCTCTGACCACGTGGTCACCACCGTGTAAAGAATTTGAAAAGCATTCACCACGCCCCCAATGGAGTCAGTGTGCACCGCACTTTGGAAGCGCATCAGCCGCCAACTCATCAGAAGCACCGCTGTTAACATTGCATGCAAGTACCATAAAATAAATTTAACAAACACACAAGAGGGCTGACAGCAGGCCCAGAAAATGATTGTAAGctctatatattattaatatgtaGTTTTTGTTGCAGTTGggtgtgcaaaaatactgtgacaTTCACAGCAATGCTTCTAGAACATGCATTGTGTATACACGCTATAACAGTGTTTAATATATGAATATcagcacattttaataaaaaatgtattcatacaCGTTAACCTGCACGTAACCGACGGTACGTGTCTGCAGAAGCAGAAACAAAAGAGATGGCCGCACAATTGAACTGCAGTATCTGTCGGATGCCCATTTTCCTTAGTAACAGAAAATCAAACAGGGTTGAGAATAACTGTATTTGATATTTCtactttctttatatatatatatatatatatatatatatatatatatatatatatggcaacgTCGACGAGAAATCTGGGTTTCCAGAATTTTCTAGAAAAGCACACAAACAGTACTATGTAATGTGATGATAATAGCAGCCACATCTTACCGTGCTTTTTTTATTGACCATCTTGTCCAATTTCTTGCCAATGCGTATGACTTCTTCGGCTTTCCCCATTTTCAACGGTGAGTTTCTACTACTGCAAAAAATAGCGAAACAAATCCATTGATCTCCAAACACGAATCGTGTTGCGTTTTTTCTCTACAGCTCTGCCGCAGTACCAATCTGTGTAATTTCCAACAACCAAAGTCAGGCTGCAAAGAGTGTCTGGGATTTGTAGTTCTCATATCCCCGTCTGACCGAATATTGCTTACGGGAGGTTACAAGAACAAAATAGACTGCAACTCCGCGAGCAGGCCCTTTAGCCAGTTTCTACTAGAGTTTTGGGAATTGTAGTTCTACATGATTGAAATTCGTAGTGTTGTTGAACAAGACTAAAGGGCAAACACTACAAATCGCTGCGTTCCAATTCGAAACACCCCATAATGACACGAGTTTGAGAAATAACAACACATGCAAAGCTTTTTGAGAATAAGTAAATAGATTAtgtcgctattttttttttttttttgaatgcttGAAAGTGTTAACCATACTAGATTCCATAAGGAGTCACTGTTGCTCCATTTAAGGGATGGGGGTTCTCTGCTACTGTCAGTGAGAAAAAGTAACAACTGTTTTTCTACAGTTATGCGCATCTCTGTTCAATTGGAGTGATCTAGAACATCTAACAGAATAAAAACCCGCTTTAATATTGCATGTGTAAAGAAAGTTAAACATGGCAATTTAAGAGTTACATTCCCCATACAAGGGGTCATGGGAATTGCATGAGGTTATGACACTAATAAAAGGCATTAGTCACAACATGTTCCTGCATGACTTTGTTTCTTGTAGTCTTACCTCCCAATCCCATGGTATTCTGTAAATAGGGTGGTGCTGTTGATGAAAAGGTCTGCCCTCTGGTTGCTGTTTATTAGGTTGTAATGGGTACTAAGATCTACTGTAAATCCATGCTTTTCTTGATGTTAAGGTTAGGACGCTCAGAACGAGGAAGGCACTCACAGTCTTGTGCAGTATCCGTCCTCATGAATAAAGCTTTTTTTCACAAAAATCAGGCACGTAAACTAAGGCTACAATCCAAAACACAACATGCGAGGCGTGGATTAGATACAAAATATGACCCCCCTATAACTGTTCTTATTATAGGTATGTCAGCGCTGCAAACTTTGATTTAATTCCATGCCCTGTGCCATTTGCACCAGCCTTTTCAATTATACATTTACATGTACACATATGCAATTGAAGCCGAATTGATTGCTATTTCAAATTAAGATCTCATGTCTTCATGGCCTTGGCTAGAGGTGACACTCAACCTGAAACCTGAATGCAGAATGCCTCAGTCAAGACGGCTGAGAATACCACATTTCTAAATGTTTACGAGAAGTTTCACAGACCTCCCCTTAGCTCTAGTTTAGGATGACTTTACCTACCTTCTTTCCAGCATGTTCCATCTTTGTCATACaggatgcatgtgtgtgtgtttgtgtgcttccTGTTGACAGCTGGAATCTCTCCTTTTGAACGATCCAGAGAGGCAACTAGAGGAAATGAAAGCAGACGGTTCCTGGTTTACCAGGTAAGCTTGATGCACTGGCTGCCAGCTAGTTTGCTGGGGGTGTAATCAGTGCTCTGGTAAATCGGTGGAGTCCTGTTGTGTTGTACATTGGTCTGTAAACAGTGGAATGTTAGTGAGGGCTTCCTACCACCAGTGTCCCTTAGACTTAGCTATTAGAGCAGCTTTACAATGCTAACCCTCAGTGTTCAAAGTCTGGCTTTGAGTACACTCCTACtattgtacagtgtgtgtgtgtatatatatatatatatatatatatatatatatatatatatatatatatatatatatatatatatatatatatatatataaacctttcCTGTTCTTTGTATTTAGGGGTCTTTTAGTGGTATTTCTCAGGCACATTTGTGTATGGACAGTTCTCTCTTTTGACATTTAACTAACTATTTATAGCACTATGTGAAataaaaggaccaaaaaaaaataataccaaatGCCACAAAAGCACAGAGTAGTAGATTGTAGTGGTGTTAATTCCACTGCTAATGCATCAGCATTTGCTGTATTGCTGATTATGTCAAAGGCACACATGTTCCCAGGTACAGCTTTGAGGATCAGTGATCAAAACTGTTACAAAATTAGCActttttttactgtaatgtgtAATAGCATGTTGTATTATTACCATGGTGCAGTAAATCATGGTACTCAAGTGAAAGGGACATGTCTAAGCAGTGGGACAGTGGGACTGTGTGTCCTGGGTTCTGCATAGCTGTGGAAAGGCTGCTCACCCTCCTGGAGTATTGTGCCGTTATTAGTTCTGGTTTTGGGTGGTGCGCCGCTGCGTAAGGAAACTCCACCTCTGAAGGAGCCAATCTGCTTGTCTGGAAATTCCCAGCGTAGTAAGAGTGTCTCCAAAACCAGcagcaaagtcacttacaactacgtctcacccaaaagacagagcacaaggaggttaagtgactttctcagggtcacacaatgagtcagtggctgaggtgggatttgaaccggggacctcctggttacaagcccttttcttgatTGGACCTTGATGTTTAATGCCTGACAATGtaacacatgtactgtacatggtgTACTTgcatttacattacaaacatggaCTTTAACATCACAAGTACATGGGGGAAAAGGTACATTTTGTGagattaattatacattataaaaCTTGCAAGAAACAACGTAATTGTTCTGATTTCTGATtattttcttgctagttttatacttgCCTTTGCATTTCTAAATTAGGGTCCATTGTGAATATATCAAAACTGTTTACTATGCTTTTGCTACAGTGCAAACTTTGCACCACGCTTGTGTTTagtaatacaatgtattaaaaacTGGACTGAGACTGCTTCTCTTCCCTGATGTTTGAAGTACATGGACCTAAACATGGCATACAGTCGCACTGTTTAAAGCTATGTACAATGTGTTTAAGAGCTCAGGAAACACACACTACACCAGttgtactcaactctggccctcgagatttattccagtcctggtctttattccaaccaggtcctaaattagttaattgcctcttagcagcgtaaattaactacattagaacctgcttggagtaaaacctggactggattgcatctcgagggccagagttgagtaccactgcactCCACCATGCTGCTCCTTAAACCTCCCTATGGCCTCCTTCCATTCCACTCCAGCAGGAGCCTGTCCTATCCAAGGCTGCATGTTAAAAATGTatctatacaaaaatacatagaAATAACTAATAACAGTGCAACTGAGAACGACTCTACAATCAActcaaattatatttttaaaagaaaaaatatgaatacacaataataataataataataataataataataataataataataatataccgagcatcaaaagaagcttatcactattataacacgtttatttttgaaaaataataaaaaggaaaactgtTTCAGAACTACAAATGAATAGCtcaagtttttctttctttctttgatttaaaaGTTTTGTAGAAATGTGGCGCAAACTCTGCACATGAGCAAAACCGCTCAATAAAACTAGTCCAAATGTCACATCCGTAGAAATTCCCGTTAATGAATAAAAGAAACCTGAATTTTATCCAAGTTTGTTTCAACACACTGGGAGATTCTTTCTGACATCTATATTTGGAACAAACGTTCCAAGACAATACATTATATTTTTGACAGTTATGACGTGTATAAGATTAGCTCAAATGCAGTTATTGTTATGTTCACTGAATGGTTTACCAGTTCTATCTGTTGTCAGCTACAATGTTAGATTCTCAGGGACTATCTACACTCCTTTGGgatttttatattactattaaaCCATCTACGTTATTGAGACGAGTGAAGGCTTTAGAAAAACAATAACGTGAatcatatactgtaaaacatgaaatgtttgctggcaagaaatattcactaatttagtttttatttaaaatctgcaAAATATACATGCTGCATAATTACTCAAttcagtttatatacagtatttgtatgcTGTATATATGTCCATAGTGAGACGTCCAGAAAATGAAGTTGCTGCAGATATTtcattttacagtactgtaattacTTAAGGTTTTtagttaaatacaataaataatgtgTTACCGTtagattttcaaagctatttactccaaatcgtcattagcattATTTTAgtttgattgggggggggggggggggggggcagcagtgtTTGCAATTCtaaaagaaataaga
The sequence above is drawn from the Acipenser ruthenus chromosome 29, fAciRut3.2 maternal haplotype, whole genome shotgun sequence genome and encodes:
- the LOC117426122 gene encoding transcription elongation factor A protein 2-like yields the protein MGKAEEVIRIGKKLDKMVNKKSTEGAIDLLKELKNITMSLDTLQSTRIGMSVNAVRKQSTDEEVQTIAKSLIKSWKKLVDSSENKADEKKKESSSPSSSSKNSPQSGDQSSSKKQEAPKTPSTPTTPKVTTFPAVPVTIDSVRNKCRELLVAALQMDNDYLAIGTDCKQLAAQIEDYIYQEFKKTDVKYKSRLRSRISNLKDQKNPELRKNVLCGNVSAQRIASMTSEEMASAELKEVRKALTKESIREHQLAKTGGTETDLFQCGKCSKKNCTYTQVQTRSADEPMTTFVLCNECGNRWKFC